Proteins encoded by one window of Macadamia integrifolia cultivar HAES 741 unplaced genomic scaffold, SCU_Mint_v3 scaffold3062, whole genome shotgun sequence:
- the LOC122067692 gene encoding polygalacturonase-1 non-catalytic subunit beta-like yields the protein MVHPILLLGILTVAYFSVSQAENVFLQYWKEHIGLPHPPHWLAEKASTLSPHQEVVLMKLMEKNELSSHLRLFCKQANIACSTNAQVKKITDNTTLPPMAQWNEAKLKYDYPNEKPLVLASQGGLPYFRQSMVIEGSFMPIPDLRDPMSYKSFLSRSLASKIPFSFARIEELKKLFGVVDESNMDEYIQDTLKICDKSPNRGEKRTCATSAEDLIDFVVEKLGHYICVWSTESVEGSYENVTIGAVKLIYGNLSESPTLCHSQPFIFQIYYCHVLQKVKVYAVDIHAKKKVNHAIMACHYDTSTWNPNHLAFKLLGFGPGQIEVCHWINENGIVWTKTLG from the exons ATGGTGCATCCCATTCTGTTGCTTGGAATTCTGACAGTAGCATATTTTAGT GTTTCTCAAGCTGAAAATGTTTTCTTACAATACTGGAAAGAGCATATTGGTCTTCCACACCCTCCACACTGGTTAGCTGAAAAGGCTTCTACACTAAGCCCTCATCAAGAGGTGGTGTTGATGAAACTTatggagaaaaatgaattgTCTTCCCACCTGCGTTTGTTTTGTAAGCAGGCTAATATTGCTTGTTCAACAAATGCACAAGTGAAGAAGATAACAGACAACACAACCTTGCCACCAATGGCTCAATGGAATGAAGCCAAACTGAAATATGATTATCCTAATGAAAAACCCTTGGTGTTAGCCAGCCAAGGGGGATTGCCATATTTCCGGCAGTCAATGGTGATAGAGGGAAGTTTCATGCCCATCCCTGATCTAAGGGACCCAATGTCATATAAATCGTTCTTGTCGCGATCTTTGGcatcaaaaatcccattttcgTTTGCCCGGATTGAGGAATTGAAGAAACTTTTTGGCGTGGTAGATGAATCAAACATGGATGAATATATTCAAGACACCCTCAAAATATGTGATAAGAGCCCCAATCGTGGTGAGAAAAGAACTTGTGCAACTTCTGCCGAGGATCTtattgattttgttgttgagAAATTAGGGCATTATATATGCGTATGGAGTACTGAAAGCGTTGAAGGATCTTACGAGAACGTTACAATtggagctgtgaaactcatatatGGAAATCTTTCTGAATCACCAACCTTATGTCATAGCCAGCCATTCATATTTCAAATCTATTATTGCCATGTTTTACAGAAAGTAAAAGTATATGCAGTTGATATACATGCTaagaagaaagtgaatcatGCGATCATGGCATGCCACTATGACACATCAACTTGGAATCCAAATCATCTTGCTTTCAAGTTACTGGGATTTGGCCCAGGCCAAATTGAAGTCTGCCATTGGATAAATGAGAATGGAATAGTCTGGACAAAGACTTTAGGTTGA